The genomic segment CGAATGGTTCACTCGTTGCAGATGCGGGACTCGTTCCTATAATGTTCGTCGCTGTTACAAAACACTCATACGTGTCGCCATTGTACATCGAGGGGACTGTAATAGGTGACGTGGGGCCAACTACGTTTACCCGAACCCGCCCCGAACCCACCACACGGAGGCAGGAGGCTGTGTAGCTGTAAGCTGGCGAGCCATTGTCAATCCCCGGGGTAAAGGCGACGGTAAGCTGACCGGCGCCTGGCGTTATCGAGTCTATGGTCGGGGCGTCCGGTGGCGAGCAAACTATCGACGTCGCTGTGATCGTGGTCGAGCCATTGCTAAAGTCCTGCGGCCAACCCGTTGTCCCTTCACAGTAGGTGATCGTCGTCAGGTTGGGATTGACATCGAACATAGCTTCTATTTCGGTGGAGCCGCTGCCTGTCGTGTTGAGTTGAAAGTCACCAAAGTTGCCTCCAAAGTGCGCGCTGGTGAGGGCGTTTTCCCCAAAAGCAGTTTGCCTAATGGTCGTAACGCTGGCTGGAATAGTCACGCTGGTGAGGGCGTTGCCGTCGAAAGCAGCAAGCCCAATGCTCGTAACGCTGTTTCCGATAGTCACGCTGGTGAGGGCGTTATCGTAAAAAGCAAACTCCCCAATGGTCGTAACGCTGTCTGGAATAGTCACGTTGGTGAGGGCGGTACTGTAAAAAGCAAAACTCCCAATGGTCGTCACTCTGTTTCCGATAGTCACGCTGGTGAGGGCGTTGCTGGTGAAAGCATTATTCCCAATGGTCGTAACACTGTCTGGAATAATCACGCTGGTGAGGGCGTTGTACTGGAAAGCCCTCTTCTCAATGGTCGTAACGCTGTCTGGAATAGTCACGCTGGTGAGGGCATTGTCGCCGAAAGCACCATTCCCAATCGTCGTAACGCTGTCTGGAATAATCACGCTGGTGAGGGCGTTTTCGGAGAAAGTC from the Candidatus Marimicrobium litorale genome contains:
- a CDS encoding fibronectin type III domain-containing protein, whose protein sequence is MTSTTTTPQRGVLASFAFLLISMLSAQALAHYNCASLGLQCFDEGPLSYSITSGTTVEVRCSGQVGRGCGGSGKKDIVIPATVKHKGTTYSVTAIGRYGLSVSGLTSVIIPDSVTTIGEEAFQGNFLTSVIIPDSVTSIGEEAFFRNALNSVLIPDGVTTIGRKTFSENALTSVIIPDSVTTIGNGAFGDNALTSVTIPDSVTTIEKRAFQYNALTSVIIPDSVTTIGNNAFTSNALTSVTIGNRVTTIGSFAFYSTALTNVTIPDSVTTIGEFAFYDNALTSVTIGNSVTSIGLAAFDGNALTSVTIPASVTTIRQTAFGENALTSAHFGGNFGDFQLNTTGSGSTEIEAMFDVNPNLTTITYCEGTTGWPQDFSNGSTTITATSIVCSPPDAPTIDSITPGAGQLTVAFTPGIDNGSPAYSYTASCLRVVGSGRVRVNVVGPTSPITVPSMYNGDTYECFVTATNIIGTSPASATSEPFVVGAPATFVPPPTGTPPPSATPVPTSPLWLLGIMAGLLSLVGFRNLRKA